The following coding sequences lie in one Myxococcus xanthus genomic window:
- a CDS encoding TadE/TadG family type IV pilus assembly protein, with translation MGQEAQEPRARGASRRQSGQAAVEAAMIMPLAVFMTLGIIQLTMMQHAKLMTEYAAYQAARAGIVWNGNNERMHDAAIVALLPTMGRTDDIVELGKTFVIHQLYDSGMRMLNFGGGRVPRTVNGSNLFGVIRVDTISPAYFTPIDSMWKLRSGYNWQELDFDGADAFPEVPSLENHIRKFFNLPEPDDAELVFRKSTRLTIRLRYWYQLRVPFANSIIFYSWFASNAGMALRGAIDRGTVDPRANMMNRRGNLDPLLAGARGIEHEMGYDSVYPLEMTVLWMLANGSIPLVSDLAGKRYFMPLTATYSMRMQSNFHRKWIMHLNPDWGL, from the coding sequence ATGGGACAGGAAGCACAGGAGCCGCGGGCGCGGGGGGCGTCTCGCCGACAGTCGGGTCAAGCCGCGGTGGAAGCGGCGATGATCATGCCGCTCGCCGTCTTCATGACGCTGGGGATCATCCAGCTCACGATGATGCAGCACGCGAAGCTGATGACGGAGTACGCCGCCTACCAGGCCGCGCGTGCCGGCATCGTGTGGAACGGCAACAACGAGCGCATGCATGACGCGGCCATCGTGGCGTTGCTTCCCACCATGGGGCGTACCGACGACATCGTCGAGCTGGGGAAGACGTTCGTCATCCACCAGCTCTACGACTCCGGCATGCGCATGCTGAACTTCGGCGGCGGCCGCGTGCCTCGGACGGTGAACGGGTCCAACCTGTTCGGCGTCATTCGCGTGGACACCATCAGTCCCGCCTACTTCACGCCCATCGATTCGATGTGGAAGCTGCGCAGCGGCTACAACTGGCAGGAGCTGGACTTCGACGGCGCGGACGCCTTCCCGGAGGTGCCCTCGCTGGAGAACCACATCCGAAAGTTCTTCAACCTGCCGGAGCCTGACGATGCGGAGCTGGTGTTCCGCAAGTCCACGCGACTGACCATCCGCCTGCGCTACTGGTACCAGCTGCGCGTACCGTTCGCGAACTCCATCATCTTCTACTCTTGGTTCGCCTCGAACGCGGGCATGGCGCTGCGAGGCGCCATTGACCGCGGCACCGTGGACCCGCGCGCGAACATGATGAACCGGCGTGGCAACCTCGATCCGTTGCTCGCCGGCGCCCGCGGTATCGAGCACGAGATGGGGTACGACTCCGTCTATCCGCTCGAGATGACCGTGCTTTGGATGCTGGCCAACGGCAGCATCCCGCTCGTTTCCGACCTGGCTGGCAAGCGGTACTTCATGCCGCTGACGGCCACGTACAGCATGCGCATGCAGTCCAACTTCCACCGCAAGTGGATCATGCACCTGAACCCCGACTGGGGTCTGTAA
- a CDS encoding anti-sigma factor family protein, whose amino-acid sequence MKPQNPHAQEDRLLDFAYGELPVPEARLVEAHLESCARCTQALDDIRGVRATMSQLSVEPAPDAGLESLMAYAQQAARRVAAGPAPKPSRWRRWLLPVVGLASVSTFGLLTLEARSPDLTRPDLSAAKVAVAKEELVAPPSADDVAPAAAAPAPAAALTMPAEAEAAGYAAREMAAPKKSKGAERSREQRLLAEDWANAGSGGGLDMRIRRESESKAKRGPPAAARAPKADMRAALEPAPMAQEGAPSSLDEESKVASESMDLQTPPADSDDAFAALSERRVADSQAPRSVPPRDSLRLGSTSPAARGAAYDGELDASASKGTLGGVAAPGKAELPRPAPAPTSKKAAPTAAPPPPPVERPTVAELSRQARAAFDAGEGGRAAGLIRSALASGATGQERWTLLNQLCEFEFALGRRAEGLEACNLVIQEAPASDAARSARRRVARESSANEMPAKPAK is encoded by the coding sequence ATGAAGCCGCAGAATCCGCATGCGCAGGAGGACCGGCTGCTCGACTTCGCCTATGGCGAGCTGCCGGTTCCCGAGGCCCGCCTCGTCGAAGCCCACCTGGAGAGCTGCGCCCGCTGCACCCAGGCCCTGGACGACATTCGCGGGGTGCGCGCCACCATGTCCCAGCTGTCGGTGGAGCCCGCTCCGGACGCGGGGCTGGAGTCGCTGATGGCCTATGCCCAGCAGGCCGCGCGCCGCGTCGCCGCGGGCCCCGCGCCGAAGCCATCCCGCTGGCGCCGGTGGTTGTTGCCCGTGGTGGGCCTGGCCTCCGTGAGCACCTTTGGTCTTCTGACGCTCGAGGCCCGGTCGCCCGACCTCACGCGGCCTGACTTGAGCGCGGCGAAGGTCGCGGTCGCGAAGGAAGAACTGGTGGCCCCTCCGTCCGCCGATGATGTCGCGCCGGCCGCGGCCGCTCCGGCCCCCGCGGCGGCGCTGACGATGCCCGCCGAGGCGGAAGCGGCGGGTTACGCCGCCCGGGAAATGGCCGCGCCGAAGAAGTCGAAAGGGGCCGAGCGCTCACGGGAGCAGCGGCTGCTCGCGGAGGACTGGGCCAACGCTGGCAGTGGCGGCGGGCTCGACATGCGGATTCGGCGTGAAAGCGAGAGCAAGGCGAAGCGCGGGCCGCCCGCCGCTGCTCGCGCACCCAAGGCCGACATGCGGGCCGCGCTGGAGCCCGCGCCCATGGCGCAGGAAGGGGCGCCGTCGTCCCTGGACGAGGAGTCCAAAGTCGCGAGCGAATCCATGGACTTGCAGACGCCGCCGGCGGACTCGGACGACGCCTTCGCTGCTCTCTCGGAGCGGCGCGTCGCGGACTCGCAGGCACCTCGGTCCGTCCCCCCGCGCGACTCGCTGCGCCTGGGATCCACGTCGCCAGCGGCACGGGGCGCTGCCTACGACGGCGAACTGGACGCGTCGGCATCCAAGGGCACCCTGGGAGGCGTCGCCGCCCCGGGCAAGGCCGAGCTTCCGCGCCCGGCGCCGGCACCGACCTCCAAGAAAGCCGCGCCCACCGCCGCACCGCCTCCGCCCCCCGTGGAGCGCCCCACCGTCGCGGAGCTGTCGCGCCAGGCACGGGCGGCGTTCGACGCGGGGGAGGGAGGCCGGGCGGCTGGGCTGATCCGCTCGGCCCTGGCCTCGGGAGCGACTGGACAGGAGCGCTGGACGCTTTTGAACCAGCTGTGTGAGTTCGAGTTCGCCCTGGGTAGGCGTGCCGAAGGACTCGAGGCTTGCAACCTCGTGATACAAGAAGCGCCGGCCTCGGATGCCGCCAGATCGGCGCGCCGGCGGGTGGCTCGCGAGTCATCGGCGAACGAGATGCCCGCAAAACCCGCGAAATAG
- a CDS encoding RNA polymerase sigma factor yields the protein MLGPETSDERLMLAFQAGDARAFEALVRKHRTPVFNFILRFTGHRARAEDVLQETWLKVVRSAGDYTPKAKFTTWLYTIARNLCVDSARKESYRQVSSLEAPAPGAERDESRPLGEGLPDAGASPERGAYNARLRPLLERALATLPDEQREVFTLREYSGIPFKDIAEVTGVSENTVKSRMRYALDGLRRRLAEMGVDGDLAEDGRTVVG from the coding sequence GTGTTGGGACCGGAAACCTCAGACGAGCGGCTGATGCTCGCCTTCCAGGCGGGGGACGCGCGCGCGTTCGAGGCGCTGGTGCGTAAGCACCGGACGCCGGTGTTCAACTTCATCCTCCGTTTCACGGGGCACCGGGCACGGGCGGAGGACGTGCTGCAGGAGACGTGGCTGAAGGTGGTTCGGAGCGCCGGCGACTACACGCCCAAGGCGAAGTTCACGACCTGGCTCTACACGATTGCGAGGAACCTCTGCGTGGACAGCGCGCGCAAAGAGAGCTACCGCCAGGTGTCTTCCCTGGAGGCACCCGCCCCGGGAGCGGAGCGGGACGAGTCGCGCCCCTTGGGGGAAGGCCTGCCGGACGCGGGGGCCAGCCCTGAGCGCGGTGCCTACAACGCCCGGCTGCGTCCCCTGTTGGAGCGAGCCCTGGCGACGCTCCCGGACGAGCAGCGTGAGGTCTTCACCCTGCGCGAGTACAGCGGCATCCCCTTCAAGGACATCGCGGAGGTGACGGGAGTGTCCGAGAACACGGTGAAGAGCCGCATGCGCTACGCGCTCGACGGGCTTCGCCGCCGGCTGGCGGAGATGGGCGTCGACGGCGACCTCGCCGAGGACGGAAGGACGGTGGTGGGATGA
- a CDS encoding DUF2085 domain-containing protein — translation MFWLSHHHPDEYNRTYLFGGVRVCARCLGTYPVLLAVMVGLFAVRAPLRWALDVPAVLALTVPALADWAVGRFRPASGNNAVRTLTGVLLGAALGRSLYVHLQQPLPAVLLAQGALVTAVAVPVILATYQRPRRG, via the coding sequence GTGTTCTGGCTCAGCCATCATCATCCGGATGAGTACAACCGCACCTACCTGTTCGGCGGCGTGCGCGTGTGCGCGCGCTGCCTGGGGACCTATCCGGTGCTCCTGGCCGTGATGGTGGGCCTGTTCGCCGTGCGCGCCCCGCTGCGGTGGGCGCTGGACGTGCCCGCCGTCCTGGCGCTCACCGTTCCCGCGCTGGCGGACTGGGCAGTGGGCCGCTTCCGGCCGGCGTCCGGAAACAACGCGGTGCGCACCCTGACGGGCGTGCTGCTCGGGGCGGCGCTCGGCCGCTCCCTGTACGTGCACCTGCAGCAGCCACTGCCGGCGGTGCTCCTGGCGCAAGGCGCGCTCGTGACAGCGGTGGCCGTCCCTGTCATTCTCGCCACTTACCAGAGACCTCGCCGGGGATAG
- a CDS encoding ABC transporter ATP-binding protein, with product MNSTPLLQVRDLQVHFPVRGGVLGRVRGAVKAVDGVGFDVMRGETLGLVGESGCGKSTLGRAVLRLVEPTAGSVRFDGQELTGLSQRQLRPLRQRMQFVFQDPYASLNPRMTVREILEEPFAIHGLARGPGEREREVAELVDAMGLPREALARYPHEFSGGQRQRIGIARALALRPDLVVADEPISALDVSVQAQIVNLLVDLQQARGLTYVFIAHDLNIVEYVSTRVAVMYLGRIVELGPAASLYRQPRHPYTQALLSAVPVADPGHARTRLLVPGEPPSPLAPPPGCTFHPRCPHAMERCRRESPPSYALGGGHFAACFLAEADAREAPAAAPSGGSPGVLAQPSSSG from the coding sequence ATGAACTCCACGCCGCTGCTCCAGGTCCGCGACCTCCAGGTGCACTTCCCGGTGCGAGGCGGCGTGCTCGGCCGGGTTCGCGGCGCGGTGAAGGCCGTGGACGGCGTGGGCTTCGACGTCATGCGCGGGGAGACGCTGGGGCTGGTGGGGGAGAGTGGCTGCGGGAAGAGCACCCTGGGGCGCGCGGTGCTGCGGCTGGTGGAGCCCACGGCGGGCTCCGTTCGTTTCGACGGGCAGGAACTCACCGGACTGTCCCAGCGCCAGCTGCGGCCGCTGCGCCAGCGGATGCAGTTCGTCTTCCAGGACCCGTATGCCTCGCTCAATCCCCGGATGACGGTCCGGGAGATTCTGGAGGAGCCCTTCGCCATCCACGGGCTGGCCCGAGGGCCGGGGGAGCGGGAGCGCGAGGTGGCGGAGTTGGTGGACGCCATGGGGCTGCCGCGCGAGGCCCTGGCGCGTTACCCTCATGAATTCTCCGGCGGGCAGCGGCAGCGCATCGGCATTGCGCGAGCGCTGGCGCTGCGGCCCGACCTGGTGGTGGCCGACGAGCCCATCAGCGCGCTGGACGTGTCCGTGCAGGCGCAAATCGTCAACCTGCTGGTGGACCTGCAACAGGCGCGGGGCCTCACCTACGTCTTCATCGCCCACGACCTGAACATCGTCGAGTACGTGTCCACCCGGGTGGCCGTCATGTACCTGGGCCGCATCGTGGAGTTGGGCCCAGCCGCGTCGCTGTACCGTCAGCCGCGCCACCCGTACACCCAGGCGCTGCTGTCCGCGGTGCCCGTCGCGGACCCCGGCCACGCCCGGACGCGCCTGCTGGTGCCGGGCGAGCCGCCATCACCTCTGGCACCGCCCCCCGGTTGCACCTTCCATCCGCGCTGTCCGCATGCCATGGAGCGGTGCCGGCGCGAGTCGCCCCCGTCCTATGCGCTGGGCGGTGGCCACTTCGCCGCGTGTTTCCTGGCGGAGGCCGATGCGCGCGAGGCCCCGGCCGCAGCCCCTTCTGGAGGAAGTCCCGGTGTTCTGGCTCAGCCATCATCATCCGGATGA
- a CDS encoding ABC transporter ATP-binding protein, translating into MTAAVTPAGQELLLDVRGLTTELALEAGPVRAVDDVSFALPPGGTLGVVGESGCGKSLTALSLLRLAPEPPVRVVGGEVRFQGRDLLTLPEAELRRVRGRHAAMIFQEPMTSLNPVFTVGEQIAEGVRLHLGASRAQAREKAVEMLRQVGIPAPAERVDAYPHQLSGGMRQRVMIAMALACDPALLIADEPTTALDVTIQAQILDLLARLQAERGMAVLLITHDLGVVAESCDAVVVMYAGRVVERAPVRALFSQPAHPYTAGLLRSIPSRRDVGGARASRARLRAIPGRVPPLRQLPVGCAFRERCERALDVCAHVKPALTSPREGQWAACHNPVPAP; encoded by the coding sequence GTGACAGCCGCCGTGACGCCCGCGGGCCAGGAGCTGTTGCTCGATGTCCGCGGGCTGACCACGGAGCTGGCGCTGGAAGCAGGGCCGGTGCGCGCGGTGGACGATGTGTCCTTCGCGCTGCCCCCAGGGGGAACGTTGGGCGTGGTGGGGGAGAGCGGGTGTGGCAAGAGCCTCACGGCGCTGTCCCTGCTGCGGCTGGCGCCCGAGCCGCCAGTGCGCGTGGTGGGCGGAGAGGTGCGCTTCCAGGGGCGGGACTTGCTCACGCTGCCGGAAGCCGAGCTGCGCCGGGTGCGCGGCCGTCACGCGGCGATGATCTTCCAGGAGCCGATGACGTCACTCAACCCGGTGTTCACCGTGGGCGAGCAGATTGCCGAGGGCGTCCGGCTGCACCTGGGCGCCTCGCGCGCGCAGGCCCGGGAAAAGGCCGTGGAGATGCTGCGGCAGGTGGGCATCCCCGCGCCAGCCGAGCGCGTGGATGCGTATCCACACCAGCTCTCCGGAGGCATGCGGCAGCGGGTGATGATTGCGATGGCGCTGGCGTGTGACCCGGCCTTGCTCATCGCGGACGAGCCCACCACAGCGCTGGACGTCACCATCCAGGCGCAGATTCTGGACCTGCTCGCGCGGCTTCAGGCCGAGCGGGGCATGGCGGTGCTGCTGATAACGCACGACCTGGGCGTGGTGGCGGAGAGCTGCGACGCGGTGGTGGTGATGTACGCGGGCCGGGTGGTGGAGCGCGCCCCGGTGCGAGCGCTGTTTTCCCAGCCCGCGCACCCGTACACCGCGGGCCTGCTGCGCTCGATTCCGTCCAGGCGCGACGTGGGCGGCGCTCGAGCCTCCCGGGCGCGGCTGCGGGCCATTCCCGGCAGGGTGCCACCGCTGCGGCAGTTGCCTGTCGGCTGTGCGTTCCGGGAGCGCTGTGAACGCGCGCTGGACGTCTGCGCGCACGTGAAGCCCGCGCTGACGTCGCCGCGAGAAGGGCAGTGGGCGGCCTGTCACAACCCGGTGCCCGCGCCATGA
- a CDS encoding general secretion pathway protein GspE, with the protein MRKKIGELLVEAGVVTEEQVRVALGRRGAFGSQRLGEVLVAQGLCTPTHIAQALSAQHALPFVELPEEIPANVVGLVSVDFQSEHRIVPFRMEVEGRSERILVAVDDPADVTLVDELRFQLRKQMRVFVAASDDLDAALARARGEPLDIVEAVALEDEDGAPPPPVAAGAPLEWDFPEAPKPVPKPVPPSPPAAARPPTLRGPASPPPPPPEATDGESGVDALDDLLGRKPSPPARPPPPPPPDAEGDGAEGRPRVPVVMFGGAAQGSRPSVPLTPTPQFSDEDLAILDDIERISRGEDASLDTEKVKPARMVASLIRLLIRKGVIQEGEFLEELAQK; encoded by the coding sequence ATGCGCAAGAAGATTGGTGAGCTGCTCGTCGAGGCCGGCGTCGTGACGGAGGAGCAGGTCCGCGTGGCATTGGGACGTCGGGGCGCATTCGGCAGTCAGCGCCTGGGTGAGGTGCTGGTGGCGCAGGGGCTTTGCACGCCCACGCACATCGCACAGGCCCTGTCCGCCCAGCACGCGCTTCCCTTCGTGGAGCTGCCGGAGGAGATTCCGGCGAACGTCGTGGGGTTGGTGTCCGTGGACTTCCAGTCCGAGCACCGCATCGTGCCGTTCCGGATGGAAGTGGAAGGCCGCAGCGAGCGCATCCTCGTCGCGGTGGATGACCCGGCGGACGTGACGCTCGTGGACGAGCTGCGCTTCCAGCTCCGCAAGCAGATGCGCGTCTTCGTGGCGGCTTCGGACGACCTGGACGCCGCGCTGGCGCGTGCCCGGGGCGAGCCGCTGGACATCGTGGAAGCCGTGGCCCTGGAGGACGAGGACGGTGCGCCGCCTCCGCCCGTGGCCGCTGGCGCGCCGCTCGAATGGGATTTCCCGGAGGCTCCGAAGCCCGTGCCCAAGCCCGTACCGCCTTCTCCGCCCGCCGCTGCCCGTCCCCCCACGCTCCGAGGCCCGGCTTCGCCCCCGCCTCCGCCGCCGGAAGCCACCGATGGCGAGTCCGGCGTGGACGCGCTGGATGACCTGCTGGGCCGCAAGCCCTCGCCCCCGGCGCGGCCCCCGCCGCCTCCGCCTCCCGACGCGGAGGGGGACGGCGCGGAGGGCCGGCCACGCGTGCCGGTGGTGATGTTCGGCGGGGCCGCGCAGGGCTCGCGTCCGTCGGTGCCGCTCACGCCCACGCCTCAGTTCTCTGACGAGGACCTGGCCATCCTGGACGACATCGAGCGCATCTCCCGCGGCGAGGATGCCTCGCTGGACACGGAGAAGGTGAAGCCGGCCCGAATGGTGGCCAGCCTCATCCGCCTGCTCATCCGCAAGGGCGTCATCCAGGAAGGCGAGTTCCTGGAGGAACTGGCCCAGAAGTGA
- a CDS encoding general secretion pathway protein GspE: MAQIKLGELLIKANVLQESQLKAALAEQAKWGGKLGEILVRMSLVSEDILVRALSKQLGMPAVNLDAVQMVQPHVKAKIPAQTARDFSVLPLQLRDDGKSLVVAMSDPLNVRMLDELRAVTKCRIIPNVAGRTSIARAFARIYEQNHELEDADTNFKVVDAQGRTVVKNLKDLDPAAVATAPRAAPAPARPAPAPEAPAARPAAASGSPAELLRNVEEVQRKEVAALKAMVELLIEKGVFSREEYLAKVKR, translated from the coding sequence ATGGCACAGATCAAGCTTGGTGAATTGCTGATCAAGGCGAACGTGCTTCAGGAGAGCCAGCTGAAGGCCGCGCTCGCCGAACAGGCGAAGTGGGGCGGCAAGCTGGGCGAAATCCTGGTCAGGATGAGCCTCGTCTCCGAGGACATCCTGGTGCGCGCCCTGTCCAAGCAACTGGGAATGCCGGCGGTGAACCTGGACGCGGTGCAGATGGTGCAGCCGCACGTGAAGGCGAAGATTCCGGCCCAGACGGCTCGGGACTTCTCCGTGCTGCCGCTGCAGCTGCGGGATGACGGCAAGTCGCTGGTGGTGGCGATGTCGGATCCGCTCAACGTGCGCATGCTGGACGAGCTGCGCGCCGTCACCAAGTGCCGCATCATCCCCAACGTGGCGGGCCGGACCTCCATTGCCCGGGCCTTCGCGCGCATCTACGAGCAGAACCACGAGTTGGAGGACGCGGACACCAACTTCAAGGTGGTGGACGCCCAGGGCCGCACGGTGGTGAAGAACCTCAAGGACCTGGACCCGGCGGCCGTGGCGACCGCGCCGCGCGCCGCTCCGGCCCCGGCCCGTCCCGCCCCTGCGCCCGAGGCTCCCGCCGCCCGTCCCGCGGCGGCCTCCGGCAGTCCGGCGGAGCTGCTTCGCAACGTGGAAGAAGTGCAGCGCAAGGAAGTCGCCGCCCTCAAGGCGATGGTGGAGCTGCTCATCGAGAAGGGCGTGTTCAGCCGCGAGGAGTACCTCGCGAAGGTCAAGCGGTAG
- a CDS encoding DUF4292 domain-containing protein yields MNRAAVAIFLVVLCSGCPKRIEFGPEGELTDADTVYQRVVKNQENVVTLEGDAKLRAELPDQSGTLSMFVAVTRPAMLHLETFDFFNRPLASLVSDGQRFGLYQADTNTWYQGPASPANVSRFLPVMLPGEELVPIMLGQVPLIPPERMTLELDRKKGVYVLTLHRGQATQILDVHTKYLRIMKSQVRGIPGYDLGFEDFLEQGGLIFPGRVSLEAKQAKTKLQVRYQQIKLNARPDLTLYELVPPEGARVVEVDAAGRELPAGAPASGSSAPLAPGS; encoded by the coding sequence ATGAACCGCGCAGCCGTCGCAATCTTCCTGGTAGTGCTCTGTTCTGGCTGTCCCAAGCGAATCGAGTTCGGCCCCGAGGGCGAGCTCACGGATGCGGACACCGTCTATCAGCGCGTCGTGAAGAACCAGGAGAACGTCGTCACGCTGGAGGGGGACGCGAAGCTGCGCGCCGAGCTGCCCGACCAGAGCGGCACGCTGAGCATGTTCGTCGCAGTCACCCGGCCGGCCATGCTGCACCTGGAGACGTTCGACTTCTTCAACAGGCCGCTCGCCTCCCTGGTCTCCGACGGACAGCGCTTCGGGCTGTATCAGGCGGATACGAACACCTGGTACCAGGGCCCCGCCAGCCCCGCCAACGTGTCCCGCTTCCTGCCGGTCATGCTGCCGGGCGAGGAGCTGGTGCCCATCATGCTCGGGCAGGTGCCGCTCATCCCCCCGGAGCGGATGACGCTCGAACTGGACCGCAAGAAGGGCGTCTACGTGCTGACGCTCCACCGGGGCCAGGCGACGCAGATTCTCGACGTCCACACCAAGTACCTGCGCATCATGAAGAGCCAGGTGCGGGGCATCCCGGGGTACGACCTGGGCTTCGAGGACTTCCTGGAGCAGGGCGGGCTCATCTTCCCGGGCCGGGTGTCGCTGGAGGCGAAGCAGGCGAAGACGAAGCTCCAGGTCCGCTACCAGCAGATCAAACTCAACGCGCGACCGGACCTCACACTCTACGAGTTGGTCCCCCCCGAGGGAGCCCGGGTGGTGGAGGTGGATGCTGCCGGCCGGGAGCTGCCCGCCGGGGCGCCCGCCTCCGGGTCGTCCGCGCCCCTGGCACCGGGTTCCTGA
- a CDS encoding MotA/TolQ/ExbB proton channel family protein gives MSLNDILHYLRLGGVTLALLIFASVAALIVAVERIIALWGVGERSRALGETVNKHLLRGDVAAARTAAERSDAVAADIFLAGFDRMERSRTAGGAGIEAAVERERAQVALKLRRYLWILATIGSITPFVGLFGTVAGIMRSFKDLGLDVEAGGTGGSAAVMTGISEALVATAVGILVAVQAMVFYNYFQARLSRVLVELRLIGDEFVELLKERAAGLPPSEPMPPEPQAAPATRSDAQPA, from the coding sequence ATGAGCCTGAACGACATCCTCCATTACCTCCGCCTGGGTGGCGTCACCCTCGCCCTGCTCATCTTCGCCTCGGTCGCGGCGCTGATTGTCGCCGTCGAGCGAATCATCGCGCTCTGGGGCGTGGGCGAGCGTTCACGCGCCTTGGGTGAGACAGTGAACAAACACCTGCTGCGCGGGGACGTCGCCGCGGCCCGCACCGCCGCCGAGCGCTCCGACGCGGTGGCCGCCGACATCTTCCTGGCCGGGTTCGACCGGATGGAGCGCAGCCGCACCGCTGGGGGCGCTGGAATCGAGGCCGCGGTGGAGCGCGAGCGCGCCCAGGTGGCCCTCAAGCTGCGCCGCTACCTGTGGATCCTGGCCACCATCGGCTCGATTACGCCCTTCGTGGGCCTCTTCGGCACCGTGGCCGGCATCATGCGCTCCTTCAAGGACCTGGGCCTGGACGTGGAAGCGGGCGGCACGGGCGGCAGCGCGGCGGTGATGACGGGTATCTCCGAGGCCCTGGTCGCCACCGCGGTGGGCATCCTGGTCGCAGTGCAGGCGATGGTCTTCTACAACTACTTCCAGGCCCGCCTGTCCCGCGTGCTGGTGGAGCTGCGCCTGATTGGCGATGAGTTCGTCGAGCTGCTCAAGGAGCGGGCCGCCGGCCTGCCGCCGTCCGAGCCCATGCCTCCCGAACCGCAGGCCGCCCCCGCCACGCGCTCGGACGCACAGCCCGCCTAG
- a CDS encoding ExbD/TolR family protein, giving the protein MGMGKTPGSDDGSEDGVFAEINITPLTDIFLVLLIIFMVTSSVIVQQGPGGGAKAGLKVNLPKGGAADVTARTTDLSVAVLADGRFMLAGNVVSQDELQQAFDDARQKDEETVVIVQADEGVPHGTVVQVMELAKKAGLAQLAIGVREGE; this is encoded by the coding sequence ATGGGCATGGGAAAGACTCCGGGCAGCGACGACGGCTCCGAGGATGGCGTCTTCGCTGAAATCAACATCACCCCGCTCACCGACATCTTCCTGGTGCTGCTCATCATCTTCATGGTGACCAGCTCCGTCATCGTGCAGCAGGGGCCGGGCGGTGGCGCCAAGGCCGGCCTCAAGGTGAACCTGCCCAAGGGCGGCGCCGCGGACGTCACCGCGCGCACCACGGACCTGTCGGTGGCGGTGCTCGCGGATGGGCGCTTCATGCTGGCCGGCAACGTCGTCTCCCAGGACGAGCTGCAGCAGGCCTTCGACGACGCCAGGCAGAAGGACGAGGAGACGGTGGTCATCGTCCAGGCCGACGAAGGCGTGCCCCACGGCACCGTGGTGCAGGTGATGGAGCTGGCCAAGAAGGCCGGGCTCGCGCAGCTGGCCATCGGCGTTCGCGAAGGCGAATAA